One window of Aerococcus tenax genomic DNA carries:
- a CDS encoding DEAD/DEAH box helicase: MKNKIKINKATAKELLKDIDKLTLNDHNIMNNSELESLLKECSKEYNHLMQSKLSDISFSELKQVDSLNKQGNIFLFPPLMLPGISLAYETNRRKIAHLLFNFQTRLKVEKEHSDFIESLRKNLEFVINNDRNSFALFFMNKKNRSQLKENKEWILENYEHIELLKSKLKEAIDKSSDNKDYLIIIQDNKAEIDKVIVNKTTYLENRKDNLLLEIEEYLGQVQAAINLIDVQSLEGEIKSQINQIKEKKGLTQALNQPLRVLNIFSDEKLHLNRLKDRGITNLADLQTKLWDVRPRSGLTTAACWKIETELNKYLEYAKKDYYPRMDLQKLDLDEITLLKLIYRYIHLAENEEKNLDLLKVTLKRAQNNLDKIWDRQLNSYQMTQLEVTKQEETVKLYYLLFDCFNQLTAIPKKLWQVPKLSNSEAINDFESNIAKYYAVIDKVNGGGRKDTNDLPSLVVDKVNKFQLDNRSFKGILRPYQEFGVKYALTFKKVLLGDEMGLGKTIQALAIANHLSQKGYKHHVVLGPLSILMNWQREIKKWTTMESLVYRNANREEAFENWQDQGGVLLLNYEQATHLVENQFSMLPSLVIVDEAHYIKNPWTKRSKNAYRLAQLADYNLFMTGTPLENRLKEMKQLLSVLQPDLDYFKDNDQGFFNDYNDNPQAFRDGIATVYLRRKREDVLRDLPEIEMVEMWSSFSEEEQDYYNEAVMRGISGLQMMRRAAFSGRDRKHSEKIANACDICQEAMENGDKIIIFSFFKLVLNKLKDFLGDNVIGMISGDVSTAERQELIDQLENSGKGSILLAQIDAGGVGLNIQAANIVILCEPQWKPSTEQQAIGRVYRMGQAKNVIVYRLLTEDSIDESMLELLGEKTDLFNDYANDSVVSDAYDRTEADPINEKELQTKVLEIERERLKASV; encoded by the coding sequence TTGAAGAATAAGATAAAAATAAATAAAGCCACTGCTAAGGAGCTTTTAAAAGATATTGATAAGTTAACTTTAAATGACCACAATATTATGAATAATAGTGAATTGGAGTCCCTTTTGAAAGAATGCAGTAAAGAATATAATCACTTGATGCAATCTAAATTATCGGATATTAGTTTTTCAGAGTTAAAGCAAGTGGATTCTTTAAATAAGCAAGGTAATATTTTCTTATTTCCGCCCCTAATGCTACCAGGCATATCTTTAGCCTATGAAACTAATAGACGAAAAATAGCCCATCTTTTATTTAACTTTCAAACAAGACTAAAAGTTGAAAAAGAACACTCAGATTTTATAGAGAGCTTAAGAAAGAACTTAGAATTTGTCATTAATAATGATAGAAATAGCTTTGCTTTATTCTTTATGAATAAGAAAAATAGATCTCAACTTAAAGAAAACAAGGAATGGATTTTGGAAAATTATGAGCATATAGAATTGCTAAAATCTAAATTGAAAGAAGCTATCGATAAAAGCTCAGATAACAAAGATTATTTAATAATTATTCAAGATAATAAAGCGGAGATTGACAAAGTTATAGTTAACAAAACTACTTATTTAGAAAATCGTAAAGATAATCTTCTGTTAGAAATTGAAGAATATTTAGGCCAAGTACAAGCTGCAATTAATCTAATTGATGTTCAGTCTTTAGAAGGTGAGATAAAAAGTCAAATTAACCAAATTAAAGAGAAAAAAGGGTTAACTCAAGCTTTAAATCAACCCCTAAGAGTGTTGAATATTTTTAGTGATGAAAAATTACACCTAAATCGTTTAAAGGATCGTGGTATTACTAACTTAGCCGATCTTCAAACTAAGTTGTGGGATGTTAGACCGCGTTCAGGCTTGACTACAGCTGCTTGCTGGAAGATAGAGACTGAACTAAATAAATATCTTGAATATGCTAAAAAAGATTATTATCCAAGAATGGACCTTCAAAAATTAGATTTAGATGAGATTACTTTATTAAAATTAATTTATCGGTATATACATTTGGCTGAAAATGAAGAAAAAAATCTAGATCTATTAAAAGTGACACTTAAACGAGCTCAAAACAATCTCGATAAAATTTGGGATAGACAATTAAATTCTTACCAGATGACTCAATTAGAAGTCACTAAACAAGAGGAAACAGTTAAACTTTACTATTTATTATTTGATTGTTTTAATCAACTAACTGCTATTCCTAAAAAGCTTTGGCAGGTTCCTAAGCTTAGCAATAGTGAAGCAATTAATGATTTTGAAAGTAATATAGCTAAATACTATGCCGTTATCGATAAAGTAAATGGCGGTGGACGAAAAGATACTAATGATTTACCTAGTTTAGTTGTTGATAAGGTAAATAAATTTCAATTGGATAATAGAAGCTTTAAAGGGATTTTACGTCCATATCAAGAATTTGGGGTAAAGTATGCTTTAACTTTTAAGAAGGTGCTATTAGGCGATGAAATGGGTCTAGGAAAAACAATACAGGCCCTAGCTATAGCTAATCATCTAAGTCAGAAGGGCTACAAGCATCATGTAGTACTGGGGCCGTTGTCAATTTTAATGAATTGGCAACGAGAAATAAAAAAGTGGACAACAATGGAAAGTCTTGTATATAGAAATGCTAATCGTGAAGAGGCATTTGAAAATTGGCAAGACCAAGGAGGAGTATTGTTATTGAACTATGAACAAGCTACCCATTTGGTAGAAAATCAATTTTCAATGTTGCCTAGCTTAGTGATTGTCGATGAAGCGCATTATATTAAAAATCCATGGACAAAAAGATCAAAAAATGCTTATCGATTAGCCCAATTAGCTGATTATAATTTATTTATGACCGGGACTCCTTTAGAAAATCGATTGAAAGAGATGAAGCAACTTCTTTCTGTTTTACAGCCTGATTTAGACTACTTTAAGGACAATGATCAAGGCTTCTTTAATGATTATAATGACAATCCCCAAGCCTTTAGAGATGGAATTGCGACTGTTTACTTACGTCGAAAACGTGAGGATGTTCTTAGAGACTTGCCAGAAATTGAAATGGTTGAAATGTGGTCTAGTTTTTCTGAGGAAGAACAAGACTATTATAATGAAGCTGTTATGAGAGGTATTTCTGGATTGCAGATGATGAGACGTGCAGCTTTTTCTGGTAGAGATAGGAAGCACTCAGAAAAAATTGCAAACGCATGTGATATTTGTCAGGAAGCTATGGAAAACGGCGACAAAATAATAATTTTCTCCTTCTTCAAACTGGTTTTAAATAAATTGAAGGATTTCCTAGGTGATAATGTTATCGGAATGATATCTGGCGATGTTTCTACAGCGGAACGTCAGGAACTCATTGACCAATTAGAGAATTCTGGTAAAGGTTCTATTTTACTAGCTCAAATTGATGCTGGTGGGGTAGGCTTGAATATTCAAGCTGCTAATATTGTCATTTTATGTGAACCTCAATGGAAACCGTCTACAGAACAACAAGCGATTGGACGGGTTTACCGAATGGGACAAGCCAAGAATGTGATTGTTTATCGCTTATTAACAGAAGATAGTATAGATGAATCAATGCTGGAACTATTAGGCGAAAAAACAGACTTATTTAATGATTATGCCAATGATTCGGTCGTATCTGATGCATATGATCGTACTGAAGCAGATCCTATAAATGAAAAAGAATTGCAAACTAAGGTATTAGAAATTGAAAGAGAACGTTTAAAAGCGAGTGTATAA
- a CDS encoding type I restriction endonuclease subunit R → MAKIFTQEQQMEERLIELLTKRESQWTYRSDLKTADDLWKNFFQQLEANNTAKLDGVPLTTQEKLSIKSQLDFSSFYAAGEWLSGENGVAQVELHREDASLGSCQLMVINGNEIAGGSSHYEVINQFRSEKRDFLDQDGRFDVTLMINGIPLIQIELKNRSEGYKKAFNQIDRYIKTGKYHGIFSMLQMFVVSNGVDTKYIAANTKLNAKFLTGWVDQDNQPVMNLEDFATSVLSIPEAHEMIANYSVLDKSSNSVILLRPYQIHAIKAIRQASYQQKGGYVWHTTGSGKTLTSFKVARNLLKIASIDKTIFIVDRRDLDQQTFNAFASYAEADFVDVDETANVNDLIKRLTSKDRSLVITTIQKLNHVMKRYDQNPDNKRLNKLRDLRLAVVVDECHRAVTPQKQFELEKFFKYSLWYGFTGTPLFAENARDAFGDLARTTEEQYGECLHKYTVQEAMHDQAVLGFQIEYKQTFSDFQLDQLVANQFPKANLDAIDKKEKEAQLDSAIFDHPDHMEAVVDSIINKSQNKFGFNNGVGKTYDAILTTTSIDKAIAYYQLFKEVKAGQNPRVSISEITKRAVLDFPKVAITFSISDNEHDSQDRKEAMKEILTDYNQEFGTNFSLETLNAYNQNLNNRLARKSDTYKVRSEQVDLVIVVDRLLTGFDAPCLSTLFMDRPPMKPHHLIQAFSRTNRLFDDHKKYGQIVTFQTPAIYEEAVKKALILYSNGGEDQIQAPTYEESKEELDEAVKELRALVPNAESFNNYTELVEMKRVAKAFQRFDTIYRTIEVYSDFSEAEFVAQYGFDREEFEDYTGAYKNLIERIKDEMNDEDEVDEDDSIDIEYEIESVRTEQIDYDYLVLLIDRYRESTAEQDKEKFKHEAEKTIDEFGRRKPELSEKIRDIFQAIISSPDKYKNQSTDEILANEINGYKERVLEDYAKAEFIDEDLLKYVAANYDEDREGPQIGESEMINTADFNAYKANTENPKPKLKYIKEIRNGYKDLIREKIMPYDV, encoded by the coding sequence ATGGCAAAAATTTTTACTCAAGAGCAGCAAATGGAAGAACGCTTAATCGAACTGTTAACGAAAAGGGAATCGCAGTGGACTTATCGTTCTGATTTAAAGACAGCCGATGATCTTTGGAAGAACTTTTTCCAACAATTAGAAGCGAATAATACCGCCAAGTTAGATGGCGTGCCTTTAACGACCCAAGAAAAGCTATCAATTAAATCGCAATTGGACTTTTCTTCTTTTTATGCGGCTGGAGAGTGGCTTAGTGGGGAGAATGGTGTGGCTCAAGTCGAGCTCCACCGCGAGGATGCATCCCTTGGCTCCTGCCAGTTAATGGTAATTAATGGCAATGAGATTGCTGGGGGGAGCTCCCATTATGAAGTGATTAATCAATTTCGCAGTGAAAAACGCGATTTTCTTGACCAAGATGGGCGTTTTGATGTGACTTTGATGATTAATGGGATTCCCTTAATTCAAATCGAATTGAAGAATCGGTCAGAAGGCTATAAAAAGGCCTTTAATCAGATTGATCGCTATATTAAAACCGGAAAATATCATGGAATTTTTTCCATGTTGCAAATGTTTGTGGTTTCAAATGGGGTGGATACGAAGTATATCGCTGCCAATACGAAGTTGAATGCCAAGTTTTTAACGGGCTGGGTCGATCAAGATAACCAACCAGTAATGAATTTAGAAGATTTTGCGACTTCTGTGCTCTCGATTCCAGAAGCTCATGAAATGATTGCAAATTACTCGGTCTTGGATAAATCTAGTAATTCAGTCATTTTACTACGTCCCTATCAAATTCACGCCATTAAGGCCATTCGCCAAGCCAGTTATCAACAAAAAGGCGGCTATGTGTGGCATACCACAGGTTCAGGGAAGACCTTGACTTCTTTTAAGGTTGCCCGCAACCTGTTAAAAATTGCTTCGATTGATAAGACCATCTTCATTGTGGATCGTAGAGACCTTGACCAACAAACCTTTAATGCCTTCGCCTCCTATGCTGAAGCAGATTTTGTCGATGTGGATGAAACGGCTAATGTCAATGACCTGATCAAACGCTTAACCTCTAAGGATCGATCCTTAGTGATCACCACCATTCAGAAATTAAACCATGTCATGAAGCGCTACGATCAAAATCCTGATAATAAGCGGCTAAATAAGTTAAGGGATTTAAGACTTGCGGTGGTTGTTGATGAATGTCATCGCGCAGTCACACCACAGAAGCAATTTGAACTGGAGAAGTTTTTCAAATATTCTCTTTGGTATGGTTTTACCGGGACGCCGCTTTTTGCGGAGAATGCTCGTGATGCCTTTGGTGATCTTGCTCGGACTACAGAAGAGCAGTACGGTGAATGTTTGCATAAATACACTGTCCAAGAAGCCATGCATGACCAAGCTGTTTTAGGTTTTCAAATTGAGTACAAGCAAACCTTCAGTGACTTTCAACTCGACCAGCTCGTGGCAAACCAGTTTCCTAAGGCTAACCTTGATGCGATTGATAAGAAGGAAAAGGAAGCCCAGTTAGATTCAGCCATATTTGACCATCCCGACCATATGGAAGCGGTGGTGGATTCAATTATTAATAAATCACAAAATAAATTTGGCTTTAATAATGGTGTTGGAAAGACCTATGATGCCATTTTAACGACAACTTCTATTGATAAAGCCATTGCTTATTACCAACTCTTTAAAGAAGTCAAGGCCGGTCAAAATCCGCGAGTTTCCATTAGTGAAATCACTAAACGTGCGGTCTTGGATTTTCCTAAAGTTGCGATTACCTTCTCCATCTCTGATAATGAACACGATTCTCAAGACCGTAAAGAAGCGATGAAAGAGATTTTAACGGATTATAACCAGGAATTTGGCACAAACTTTTCTCTTGAAACTCTAAATGCTTATAATCAAAATCTCAATAATCGTTTAGCGCGTAAGTCAGATACCTATAAAGTGCGTTCTGAACAAGTGGACTTGGTAATTGTGGTCGATCGCTTACTGACAGGTTTTGATGCGCCGTGTCTATCGACATTATTTATGGATCGACCACCGATGAAACCACACCACTTGATTCAAGCCTTCTCTCGGACTAATCGTTTGTTTGATGACCATAAGAAATATGGACAAATTGTCACTTTTCAAACACCAGCCATCTATGAGGAAGCCGTTAAAAAGGCCCTCATACTCTATTCCAATGGTGGGGAAGATCAGATTCAAGCGCCAACTTATGAAGAGTCGAAGGAAGAGCTTGATGAAGCGGTTAAAGAACTAAGAGCGCTAGTGCCTAATGCAGAGAGTTTCAACAATTACACTGAATTAGTTGAAATGAAGCGGGTAGCCAAAGCTTTTCAACGATTCGATACGATTTACCGGACCATTGAGGTTTATAGTGACTTTAGTGAAGCGGAATTTGTCGCTCAATATGGCTTCGACCGGGAAGAATTTGAAGACTACACTGGAGCTTATAAAAATCTTATCGAACGGATTAAAGATGAGATGAACGATGAGGATGAAGTTGATGAGGATGATTCGATCGATATCGAGTATGAGATTGAATCGGTTCGAACGGAACAAATTGATTATGACTATCTAGTGCTTCTCATTGACCGTTACCGTGAATCGACGGCAGAACAAGATAAAGAGAAATTTAAACATGAAGCGGAGAAGACTATCGATGAATTTGGTCGCCGGAAGCCCGAATTAAGTGAAAAAATTCGTGATATTTTCCAAGCTATTATTTCCAGCCCAGATAAGTATAAAAATCAGTCGACTGATGAAATTTTGGCTAATGAAATTAACGGTTATAAGGAACGGGTCTTAGAAGACTATGCCAAGGCAGAATTTATAGATGAAGATTTATTGAAATACGTCGCTGCTAACTATGATGAAGACCGGGAAGGTCCGCAAATTGGTGAAAGTGAAATGATTAATACGGCTGATTTTAACGCTTACAAGGCAAATACTGAGAACCCTAAACCAAAATTGAAGTATATTAAGGAAATACGGAATGGCTATAAAGATCTGATTCGAGAGAAAATTATGCCTTATGATGTGTAG
- a CDS encoding restriction endonuclease subunit S produces the protein MEYEGGYIRSWRKNYWIQDKLGNLANFSKGKGYSKNDLVSSGFQILLYGSLYTNYKIEISETNTYVSDDTGAVKSKGHEVVVPSSGETPDEIARASAITSKDIIIGGDLNIVLPPFQLNSIFLAVVLTFGKSQKELRKRAQGATITHLRNSDLTHVLVSYPTRKEQDIITLFLKRLDKIITLEQKKIEKLELLKQYLLQNMFANNDGNPKLRFDNFDEEWIQCELGEILDKRDEKIIPNADYPLMSFTSTGGIEEKGDRYDRSFLVKNSNKKYKATEFNDLIYSSNNLDVGAIGLNKFGNACISVVYEIFSITNNNPDVISYIVQTPRILHKIISYRQGALYGQYKIHSTDFLKVNILIPKIAEQEKISNFITNLDSIITLEQSKLMEYKDLKNKLLQSLFI, from the coding sequence TTGGAGTATGAAGGGGGATATATTAGGTCATGGAGAAAGAATTATTGGATTCAGGATAAGTTGGGGAATTTAGCAAACTTTTCAAAAGGTAAAGGATATTCTAAGAATGATCTTGTAAGTAGCGGATTTCAAATTTTGCTATATGGTAGTTTATATACTAACTATAAAATAGAAATTTCAGAAACTAATACCTATGTTTCGGATGATACTGGCGCTGTTAAGAGTAAAGGACACGAAGTAGTTGTTCCATCTTCAGGAGAAACCCCTGACGAGATAGCACGGGCCTCTGCTATAACTTCTAAAGATATAATAATTGGTGGAGATCTAAATATTGTCCTCCCGCCGTTTCAGCTCAACTCTATTTTTTTAGCTGTAGTTTTAACATTTGGAAAGAGTCAAAAAGAATTAAGAAAACGAGCACAGGGTGCTACTATTACACATTTAAGAAATTCAGATTTAACTCATGTATTGGTTTCATATCCAACAAGAAAAGAACAAGATATCATCACATTATTTTTAAAAAGATTAGATAAAATTATTACTCTTGAGCAGAAAAAAATTGAGAAGCTAGAGCTGTTAAAACAGTACTTGCTGCAGAATATGTTTGCTAACAATGATGGGAATCCTAAGCTAAGATTTGATAATTTTGATGAAGAGTGGATTCAGTGTGAATTAGGTGAAATTCTGGATAAACGAGATGAAAAAATAATTCCTAATGCTGACTATCCATTAATGTCATTTACATCGACTGGTGGAATTGAAGAAAAAGGAGACCGTTATGATCGAAGTTTTTTGGTCAAAAACTCAAACAAAAAATATAAAGCGACAGAATTTAATGATTTGATATATAGTTCTAATAACTTGGATGTAGGAGCAATAGGGCTTAATAAATTTGGAAATGCCTGCATATCTGTAGTTTATGAGATTTTTTCAATAACAAATAATAATCCAGATGTTATTTCTTATATCGTACAGACACCTCGAATATTACACAAAATTATTAGTTATCGGCAGGGGGCTTTATATGGACAATATAAAATTCATTCTACAGATTTTCTAAAAGTAAATATTCTTATTCCAAAAATAGCGGAGCAAGAAAAAATTAGTAATTTCATAACTAATTTAGATAGCATTATTACTCTTGAACAGTCAAAATTAATGGAATACAAAGACCTCAAAAACAAACTCCTCCAATCATTATTTATTTAA
- a CDS encoding site-specific integrase: MARKRKVLFHQYFKEWFELYKLGAVRDVTLRKYDLTWRHLQRLAPDLTLDQLTKKNYQGLLNQFSQSHEKQTTLDFHHLVKGAILEAYDEGLIDRDPTRKVVIKGIKGKAKKAKYLNQDELHKLLNQLHLQTEISYDWLILLVAKTGLRFSEALGITPADFNFSQHMLSINKTWDYKKDEGGFVPTKNVSSVRKIRLDWQLTLQFQQLIQGFPQNMPIFVQGRIHNSTVNQRLAKLCQLADIPEITIHALRHTHASLLLYGGVSIASVAKRLGHANMATTQKTYLHIIQELEDKDNNKMMEILCQL; the protein is encoded by the coding sequence ATGGCAAGAAAACGGAAAGTTCTCTTTCACCAGTATTTTAAGGAGTGGTTTGAGTTGTACAAGTTAGGGGCTGTGCGTGATGTGACCCTGAGAAAGTATGATTTGACTTGGCGGCACTTGCAACGGCTGGCTCCAGACTTAACTTTGGACCAGCTGACCAAGAAAAACTACCAGGGCTTACTTAACCAATTTTCCCAAAGCCATGAGAAGCAAACGACTTTAGACTTTCATCATCTGGTGAAAGGTGCTATTCTCGAAGCTTATGATGAGGGATTAATTGATCGTGACCCGACACGAAAAGTGGTGATTAAGGGAATTAAAGGAAAGGCTAAGAAGGCTAAATATTTAAACCAAGATGAGCTTCACAAGCTCTTGAATCAGCTCCACTTGCAAACAGAGATTTCCTATGACTGGCTCATTCTTTTAGTTGCCAAGACAGGGTTACGTTTCAGCGAAGCCTTGGGTATCACTCCCGCAGACTTCAATTTCAGCCAGCACATGTTGTCGATTAATAAGACCTGGGACTATAAGAAAGATGAAGGTGGGTTTGTTCCGACTAAGAATGTTTCTTCTGTACGGAAGATTCGTTTGGACTGGCAATTAACCCTACAATTTCAACAGTTAATCCAAGGATTTCCTCAGAATATGCCGATCTTTGTTCAGGGACGTATCCATAATTCTACGGTCAACCAGCGCTTGGCTAAGCTATGCCAGCTGGCTGATATTCCAGAAATCACTATTCATGCCTTGCGCCACACTCACGCTTCTTTGTTGCTATATGGGGGCGTTTCGATTGCTAGTGTAGCGAAACGCCTTGGACATGCTAATATGGCAACTACTCAGAAGACTTATCTGCATATCATCCAAGAGTTAGAAGACAAGGATAATAATAAGATGATGGAAATTCTTTGTCAGTTATAG